The following proteins are co-located in the Tamandua tetradactyla isolate mTamTet1 chromosome 21, mTamTet1.pri, whole genome shotgun sequence genome:
- the HAPLN1 gene encoding hyaluronan and proteoglycan link protein 1 produces MKSLLLLVLISICWADQQSDNYTLEHGRVIHIQAENGPRLLVEAEQAKVFSHRGGNVTLPCKFYRDPTAFGSGIHKIRIKWTKLTSDYLKEVDVFVSMGYHKKIYGGYQGRVFLKGGGDNDASLVITNLDLEDYGRYKCEVIEGLEDDTAVVALDLQGVVFPYFPRLGRYNLNFHEAQQACLDQDAVIASFDQLYDAWRGGLDWCNAGWLSDGSVQYPITKPREPCGGQNTVPGVRNYGFWDKDKSRYDVFCFTSNFNGRFYYLIHPSKLTYDEAVRACLSDGAHIAKVGQIFAAWKLLGYDRCDAGWLADGSVRYPISRPRGRCSPSEAAVRFVGFPDKKHKLYGVYCFRAAN; encoded by the exons CAGAAAATGGCCCCCGTCTCCTTGTGGAAGCAGAGCAAGCCAAGGTGTTCTCACACAGAGGTGGCAATGTTACACTGCCGTGTAAATTTTATCGAGACCCTACAGCCTTTGGCTCAGGAATCCACAAAATCCGAATTAAGTGGACCAAGCTAACTTCAGATTACCTCAAGGAGGTGGACGTTTTTGTCTCCATGGGTTACCACAAGAAAATCTACGGAGGCTACCAGGGTAGAGTGTTTCTGAAGGGAGGTGGCGACAATGATGCTTCTCTGGTCATCACCAACCTCGACCTGGAGGACTATGGGAGATACAAATGTGAAGTGATTGAAGGTCTAGAAGATGACACTGCTGTGGTAGCACTGGACTTACAAG GTGTAGTATTCCCTTACTTTCCCCGACTGGGACGGTACAATCTCAACTTCCACGAGGCGCAGCAGGCTTGCCTGGACCAGGATGCTGTGATTGCGTCCTTCGACCAGCTGTACGATGCCTGGCGTGGAGGGCTGGACTGGTGCAATGCTGGCTGGCTCAGTGATGGGTCTGTGCAGTACCCGATCACGAAGCCGAGAGAGCCCTGCGGCGGCCAGAACACCGTGCCTGGGGTCAGAAACTACGGGTTTTGggataaagataaaagcagataCGATGTCTTCTGTTTTACATCCAACTTCAATG GCCGTTTCTACTACCTGATCCACCCCAGCAAGCTGACCTACGACGAGGCGGTGCGAGCTTGTCTCAGCGACGGTGCTCACATCGCCAAAGTGGGCCAGATCTTCGCGGCCTGGAAGCTGCTGGGCTACGACCGCTGCGACGCGGGCTGGCTGGCCGACGGCAGCGTCCGCTACCCCATCTCCAGGCCGCGGGGGCGCTGCAGCCCCAGCGAGGCCGCCGTGCGCTTCGTGGGGTTCCCAGATAAAAAGCATAAGCTGTATGGTGTCTACTGTTTCAGAGCGGCCAACTGA